Below is a genomic region from Ammonifex degensii KC4.
GCTGGGGATGCGCCACTTCGATGTACAGCTAATGGGCGGCATCGTGCTTCATCAGGGGCGCATCGCCGAGATGAAGACGGGCGAAGGTAAGACCTTGGTGGCCACTTTGCCGGCTTACCTCAATGCCCTCACGGGCCGCGGGGTGCACATCGTCACTGTCAACGACTACCTGGCCCGGCGCGATGCCGAGTGGATGGGGCAGATCTACCGCTTCCTGGGGCTTTCGGTAGGGGTAATCGTCCATGGCTTGAGTACGGCGGAGCGCAAGAAGGCCTACCAGTCGGACATCGTTTACGGCACCAACAACGAGTTCGGCTTCGACTACTTGCGGGATAACCTGGCCGTCGACCCTTCGGAGCTGGTGCAGCGCGAGCTTTACTACGCCATCATCGACGAGGTGGACTCCATCCTCATCGATGAGGCGCGCACGCCGCTTATTATTTCCGGTCCTTCAGCTAAGCCTACCGATCTTTATTATACCTTTGCCCGCATAGCGCCGCGTCTGATTCCGGGTGAGGACTACACGGTGGACGAGAAGACGCGCACGGTGGCGGTCACCGAATCGGGCGTGGCCAAAGTGGAGAAGTGGCTTAAGATCGATAACCTGTGCGACGAGCGTAACTTGGAGCTCATGCACCACCTGCAGCAGGCTTTGAAGGCCCACGCCCTGATGAAGCGCGACCGGGACTACGTGGTGAAGGACGGCCAGGTCATCATCGTGGACGAATTTACCGGCCGGTTGATGTACGGCCGGCGCTACAGCGATGGCCTGCACCAGGCCATCGAGGCCAAGGAGGGCCTGAAGATCGAGCGGGAGTCGCAGACGCTGGCCACCATCACCTTGCAGAACTACTTCCGGATGTACGAAAAGCTGGCCGGCATGACCGGCACGGCGGCTACGGAAGAAGAAGAGTTCCGCAAGATATACGGGATGGATGTAGTGGTGATCCCCACCCACAAGCCCATGATCCGGCAGGACCTGCCCGACGTGGTCTTTAAGACCGAAGAGGCCAAGTTTAGGGCGGTGGTGGAGGAGATCGCCCGTCGGCACGCCAAAGGCCAGCCGGTGCTGGTGGGCACCACCTCCATCGAAAAGTCGGAGATCTTGAGCCGTATGCTGCAAAAGCGGGGCATACCGCACAATGTGCTCAACGCCAAGCACCACGAGCGGGAAGCCGAGATAGTGGCGCAGGCGGGCAGGCTGGGAGCGGTCACCATCGCCACCAACATGGCGGGGCGTGGTACCGACATCCTGCTGGGCGGTAACCCTGTCTTTCTGGCCAAGGAGGAGATGCGCCGGCGCGGCTACCCGCCGGAGCTCATAGCGGCGGCCACCGAATACGGTCCTCCCAAAACACCGGAGGAGGCCGAGGCGCGGCGGGTGTTCAAGGAAATTCTGGAGGAAAAGACCCGCATAACCGAGGAAGAGCGCAAGAAAGTGGTGGCTTTAGGGGGCCTGCACATCATCGGTACAGAGCGGCACGAGAGCCGTCGCATCGATAACCAGCTCCGGGGCCGCTGCGGTCGTCAGGGCGATCCCGGTTCCACCCAGTTCTTCCTTTCTCTGGAGGACGACCTCCTGCGTCTCTTCGGTGGCGAAACCATAGCTAACCTGGCCACCCGGCTGGGCATAGACGAGGACACTCCTATC
It encodes:
- the secA gene encoding preprotein translocase subunit SecA codes for the protein MLKLLANLLDDNAREIKRLRGMVARINELEPEVQKLSDEELAAKTQEFKERLAQGATLDDLLYEAFAVVRETARRVLGMRHFDVQLMGGIVLHQGRIAEMKTGEGKTLVATLPAYLNALTGRGVHIVTVNDYLARRDAEWMGQIYRFLGLSVGVIVHGLSTAERKKAYQSDIVYGTNNEFGFDYLRDNLAVDPSELVQRELYYAIIDEVDSILIDEARTPLIISGPSAKPTDLYYTFARIAPRLIPGEDYTVDEKTRTVAVTESGVAKVEKWLKIDNLCDERNLELMHHLQQALKAHALMKRDRDYVVKDGQVIIVDEFTGRLMYGRRYSDGLHQAIEAKEGLKIERESQTLATITLQNYFRMYEKLAGMTGTAATEEEEFRKIYGMDVVVIPTHKPMIRQDLPDVVFKTEEAKFRAVVEEIARRHAKGQPVLVGTTSIEKSEILSRMLQKRGIPHNVLNAKHHEREAEIVAQAGRLGAVTIATNMAGRGTDILLGGNPVFLAKEEMRRRGYPPELIAAATEYGPPKTPEEAEARRVFKEILEEKTRITEEERKKVVALGGLHIIGTERHESRRIDNQLRGRCGRQGDPGSTQFFLSLEDDLLRLFGGETIANLATRLGIDEDTPIEHPLLTRAIESAQKRVEQRNFSLRKHVLEYDDVLNQQREIIYAQRRRVLLGENLREVIKGMIEEVVARAVATYCPEGVHPEEWDLNGLAEYAAQVFLPSGVDPKELEGLRREALQDLLTSRALEFYERREAELGPETMRELERLLLLRLVDEKWMDHLDAMDRLREGIGLRAYGQRDPLVEYKLESYQMFQNMIAAIQEDTVRYLFRLKVAPAVERRVMVENRSEGDTPSRTVRREKKIGRNDPCPCGSGKKYKKCCGREVS